A genomic window from Aquitalea aquatilis includes:
- a CDS encoding hydrogenase small subunit — METFYQAMRRQGVTRRSFLKFCSLTATSLGLGSAFVPRIAYALETKPRVPVIWLHGLECTCCTESFIRSAHPLAKDAILSLISLDYDDTIMAAAGHQAEAILDDLIKNHKGNYIVAVEGNPPLNEDGMFCFPGGEPFVEKLKRVSADAKALIAWGSCASWGCVQAAKPNPTRATPVHQVILDKPVIKVPGCPPIPEVMAAVITYMVTFDKIPELDRQGRPKMFYGQRIHDKCYRRPHFDAGQFVESWDDDGARKGYCLYKMGCKGPTTYNACSTVRWNDGVSFPIQSGHGCIGCSEEGFWDKGSFYDRVTSIPQFGVEANADKIGFAVAGTAGAAIAAHAAVSAIKSTMLKKQDLQPLDAAAPAQNKDKNEENV; from the coding sequence ATGGAGACTTTCTATCAAGCCATGCGTCGCCAGGGCGTGACTCGGCGCAGCTTTCTTAAGTTCTGCAGCCTGACCGCCACCTCGCTGGGCCTGGGCTCAGCCTTCGTCCCCCGCATTGCCTACGCACTGGAAACCAAGCCACGCGTGCCGGTCATCTGGCTGCACGGCCTGGAGTGCACCTGTTGTACCGAGTCCTTCATCCGCTCGGCCCACCCGCTGGCCAAGGACGCCATCCTGTCGCTAATCTCGCTGGATTACGACGACACCATCATGGCGGCCGCCGGACATCAGGCCGAAGCCATTCTTGACGACCTGATCAAGAACCACAAAGGCAATTACATCGTTGCCGTGGAAGGCAACCCGCCGCTGAACGAGGATGGCATGTTCTGCTTCCCCGGTGGCGAACCTTTCGTGGAAAAACTCAAGCGCGTATCGGCCGATGCCAAGGCACTGATCGCCTGGGGTTCCTGTGCCAGCTGGGGCTGCGTGCAGGCCGCCAAACCCAACCCCACCCGCGCCACGCCGGTACACCAGGTGATTCTGGACAAGCCGGTGATCAAGGTGCCGGGCTGCCCGCCGATTCCGGAAGTCATGGCGGCCGTCATCACCTATATGGTGACCTTCGACAAGATTCCTGAACTGGACCGCCAGGGCCGGCCCAAGATGTTCTACGGCCAGCGCATCCATGATAAATGCTATCGCCGCCCACACTTTGACGCTGGTCAGTTTGTCGAGAGCTGGGACGACGATGGCGCGCGCAAGGGCTACTGCCTGTACAAGATGGGCTGCAAAGGCCCCACCACCTATAACGCCTGCTCCACCGTACGCTGGAACGACGGCGTGTCCTTCCCCATCCAGTCCGGTCACGGCTGTATCGGCTGCTCGGAAGAAGGCTTCTGGGACAAGGGCTCCTTCTACGACCGCGTCACTTCGATTCCGCAATTCGGCGTGGAAGCCAATGCCGACAAGATCGGCTTTGCCGTGGCCGGTACCGCCGGGGCTGCCATTGCCGCCCATGCCGCCGTCAGCGCCATCAAGAGCACCATGCTGAAAAAGCAGGATCTGCAGCCGCTGGACGCCGCCGCCCCCGCCCAGAATAAAGACAAGAACGAGGAGAATGTCTGA
- a CDS encoding nickel-dependent hydrogenase large subunit: MSYQTQGFTLDNSGRRVVVDPVTRIEGHLRCEVNIDSNNIITNAVSTGTMWRGLEVILKGRDPRDAWAFVERICGVCTGTHALTSVRAVEDALKIKIPENANLIRNIMQAALYVHDHLVHFYHLHALDWVDVVSALKADPKKTSELAQSISDWPLSSPGYFRDLQSRLKRFVESGQLGPFRNGYWGHPAMKLPPEANLMAVAHYLEALDFQKEIVKIHTIFGGKNPHPNWLVGGMPCAINIDDVGAVGAINMERLNLVSQIIDRTITFCEQVYIPDVIAIAGFYKDWAAIGGGLASQSVMSYGDFPDHANDYSESSLLLPRGAIINGKFNEIHPIDLYAPDEIQEFVTHSWYSYGDDSKGLHPFDGITAPKFELGANHKGTKTRIEQLDESAKYSWIKSPRWKGHAMEVGPLARYLIGYHQNKPEFKEPIDKLLHTLGAPKEALFSTLGRTAARALESSWAANKMRYFFDRLISNIKNGDTATANVEKWDPASWPAAAKGVGFTEAPRGALGHWLKIADTRIDSYQCVVPTTWNAGPRDAKGQIGAYEASLMGTKMAVPDQPLEILRTLHSFDPCLACSTHVIGADGGELVSVKVR, encoded by the coding sequence ATGTCCTACCAGACCCAAGGTTTTACCCTGGACAATAGCGGCCGCCGCGTGGTGGTGGACCCGGTGACTCGCATCGAAGGTCACCTGCGCTGCGAAGTGAACATCGACAGCAACAACATCATCACTAATGCCGTCTCCACCGGCACCATGTGGCGCGGCCTGGAAGTGATTCTCAAGGGCCGTGACCCGCGTGACGCCTGGGCCTTTGTCGAACGCATCTGCGGCGTGTGCACCGGCACCCACGCACTGACCTCGGTGCGCGCGGTGGAAGATGCGCTCAAGATCAAGATTCCCGAAAACGCCAACCTGATCCGCAACATCATGCAGGCGGCGCTGTATGTGCACGACCACCTGGTGCACTTCTATCACCTGCACGCACTGGACTGGGTGGACGTGGTATCGGCGCTGAAGGCCGACCCGAAGAAAACCAGCGAACTGGCACAGAGCATTTCCGACTGGCCGCTGTCCAGCCCCGGCTATTTCCGTGACCTGCAATCGCGGCTGAAGCGCTTTGTCGAATCCGGCCAGCTGGGCCCCTTCCGTAACGGCTACTGGGGTCACCCGGCGATGAAACTGCCGCCGGAAGCCAACCTGATGGCGGTGGCCCACTATCTGGAAGCGCTGGATTTCCAAAAGGAAATCGTCAAGATCCACACCATCTTCGGCGGCAAGAACCCCCACCCCAACTGGCTGGTGGGCGGCATGCCCTGCGCCATCAATATCGATGATGTAGGCGCAGTGGGCGCCATCAATATGGAGCGGCTGAATCTGGTATCGCAGATCATCGACCGCACCATCACCTTCTGCGAACAGGTGTACATTCCGGACGTCATCGCCATTGCCGGCTTCTACAAGGACTGGGCAGCCATCGGTGGCGGCCTGGCCAGCCAGAGCGTGATGTCCTACGGTGATTTCCCCGACCATGCCAATGACTACAGCGAAAGCAGCCTGCTGCTGCCGCGTGGCGCCATCATCAACGGCAAGTTCAACGAAATCCACCCAATCGACCTGTATGCCCCGGATGAAATCCAGGAATTCGTCACCCACAGCTGGTACAGCTATGGCGACGACAGCAAGGGCCTGCATCCTTTCGATGGCATTACCGCGCCCAAATTCGAGCTGGGTGCCAATCACAAGGGAACCAAGACCCGCATCGAACAGCTGGACGAATCGGCCAAGTACTCCTGGATCAAGTCGCCGCGCTGGAAGGGCCACGCCATGGAAGTGGGTCCGCTGGCGCGCTACCTGATCGGCTACCACCAGAACAAGCCGGAATTCAAGGAGCCGATCGACAAGCTGCTGCACACGCTGGGCGCGCCCAAGGAAGCCTTGTTCTCCACCCTGGGCCGTACCGCCGCGCGCGCGCTGGAATCGTCCTGGGCTGCCAACAAGATGCGCTACTTCTTCGACCGCCTGATCAGCAATATCAAGAACGGCGACACCGCGACGGCCAATGTGGAGAAATGGGACCCGGCCAGCTGGCCGGCAGCCGCCAAGGGCGTGGGCTTTACCGAAGCACCGCGCGGCGCGCTGGGCCACTGGCTGAAGATTGCCGACACCCGCATCGACAGCTACCAGTGCGTGGTGCCCACCACCTGGAACGCCGGCCCGCGCGATGCCAAGGGCCAGATCGGCGCTTACGAGGCTTCGCTGATGGGTACCAAGATGGCGGTGCCGGATCAGCCGCTGGAAATCCTGCGCACCCTGCACAGCTTCGACCCTTGCCTGGCCTGCTCCACCCATGTGATCGGCGCGGACGGCGGCGAGCTGGTAAGCGTGAAAGTACGTTGA
- the cybH gene encoding Ni/Fe-hydrogenase, b-type cytochrome subunit translates to MKSYGFDGNAPQGLGRKVTSVYVYEAPVRLWHWVTVLCIITLSVTGYLIGKPLPSVPGEATFNFVMGYIRFAHFTAGYILAIGLIGRLYWALVGNHHAREIILVPVWDKAWWKEFFFEVRWYLFIERYPKKYIGHNPVGQIAMATFLWVAVFMCFSGFALYGEGLGTKSWAYQAFGWVISAFGGNSLTVHNWHRLGMWSIILFVMIHVYAAIREDIMSKQSMVSTMISGFRMFKD, encoded by the coding sequence ATGAAAAGCTACGGCTTCGACGGCAACGCCCCACAGGGCCTGGGCCGCAAGGTCACATCCGTCTATGTGTATGAGGCACCGGTGCGTCTGTGGCACTGGGTGACGGTGCTGTGCATCATCACCCTGTCGGTCACCGGTTATCTGATCGGCAAACCCCTGCCCTCGGTACCGGGTGAGGCCACCTTCAACTTCGTCATGGGCTATATCCGCTTTGCCCATTTCACCGCCGGCTACATTCTGGCCATTGGCCTGATCGGCCGGCTGTACTGGGCGCTGGTGGGCAATCACCATGCGCGCGAGATCATTCTGGTGCCGGTGTGGGACAAGGCCTGGTGGAAGGAATTTTTCTTCGAAGTGCGCTGGTATCTGTTTATCGAGCGCTACCCGAAAAAATACATCGGCCACAATCCGGTGGGGCAGATCGCCATGGCCACCTTCCTGTGGGTGGCCGTGTTCATGTGCTTTTCCGGCTTTGCGCTGTATGGCGAGGGTCTGGGCACCAAGAGCTGGGCCTATCAGGCTTTTGGCTGGGTGATTTCCGCCTTTGGCGGCAATAGCCTCACCGTGCACAACTGGCACCGGCTGGGCATGTGGTCCATCATCCTGTTCGTGATGATCCATGTGTATGCGGCGATCCGCGAGGACATCATGTCCAAGCAGAGTATGGTATCGACCATGATCAGCGGTTTCCGCATGTTCAAGGATTAA
- a CDS encoding HigA family addiction module antitoxin, with translation MTTPLVSARTPLHPGRFLDSRFLAPAGLSQTEAARRLGISRRRLNELIAGKRGISPDTAIRLACLFGQDAQFWMALQSAWDLAQARRLLRRQRHSPTA, from the coding sequence ATGACCACCCCGCTCGTCAGTGCCCGCACCCCGCTGCACCCCGGCCGTTTTCTGGATAGCCGCTTTCTGGCCCCGGCCGGACTGAGCCAGACCGAAGCCGCACGCCGGCTGGGCATTTCCCGTCGCCGTCTGAACGAGCTGATTGCCGGCAAGCGCGGCATCAGCCCGGACACCGCCATCCGGCTGGCCTGCTTGTTCGGGCAGGATGCGCAGTTCTGGATGGCGCTGCAAAGCGCCTGGGACCTGGCCCAAGCACGCCGCCTACTGCGGCGGCAACGCCATTCACCCACTGCATAG
- the hybD gene encoding HyaD/HybD family hydrogenase maturation endopeptidase: protein MHTDNIIIMGLGNLLWADEGFGVRAAEQLYARYQLPANVEVVDGGTQGLLLLPYVEEADRLILFDAIDFGLEPGTLKVYRDDAVPAYLTAKKMSLHQTGFSEVLALADLKGNLPASIVLIGVQPVQLEDYGGSLTAPVRARLEPALTLAVEQLQQWGVSLAPRQDGERLNHASLDMQRYEDERPSAATACRIGDGRVLGEQ from the coding sequence ATGCATACCGACAACATCATCATCATGGGGCTGGGCAATCTGCTCTGGGCCGACGAAGGCTTTGGCGTCCGTGCGGCCGAACAGCTCTATGCCCGCTATCAGCTGCCGGCCAATGTCGAGGTGGTCGACGGCGGCACCCAGGGGCTGCTGCTCTTGCCCTATGTCGAAGAAGCCGACCGGCTGATCCTGTTCGATGCCATCGATTTCGGCCTGGAACCGGGCACGCTCAAGGTTTACCGCGACGACGCCGTGCCGGCCTACCTCACCGCCAAGAAAATGAGCCTGCACCAGACCGGCTTTTCCGAGGTGCTGGCGCTGGCCGACCTCAAGGGCAATCTGCCGGCCAGCATCGTGCTGATCGGCGTGCAGCCGGTGCAGCTGGAAGACTATGGCGGCAGCCTGACCGCGCCGGTACGCGCCCGGCTGGAGCCGGCCCTCACCCTGGCGGTGGAGCAATTGCAGCAGTGGGGCGTGTCGCTGGCACCGCGACAGGATGGTGAGCGGCTGAACCATGCCAGCCTCGACATGCAGCGCTATGAAGACGAACGTCCGTCAGCCGCAACGGCCTGTCGCATCGGCGATGGCCGTGTGCTGGGAGAACAATGA
- a CDS encoding HypC/HybG/HupF family hydrogenase formation chaperone, which produces MMCLGIPMQVERCHGLVADCRQGERWQSVDLSLVGEVQPGDWLLVFTGAAREVLSPQQAADILDALAALDAAMNGRFDPSIHLADLNQREPQLPPHLQAQFDAQRKTS; this is translated from the coding sequence ATGATGTGCCTGGGCATTCCCATGCAGGTAGAGCGCTGCCACGGACTGGTGGCTGACTGCCGCCAGGGCGAGCGCTGGCAAAGCGTCGACCTGTCGCTGGTGGGCGAGGTGCAGCCCGGCGACTGGCTGCTGGTGTTTACCGGTGCGGCACGCGAAGTGCTCAGCCCGCAACAGGCGGCCGACATCCTGGACGCGCTGGCGGCGCTGGATGCCGCCATGAACGGCCGCTTCGACCCAAGCATTCATCTGGCCGACCTCAATCAGCGCGAGCCGCAACTGCCACCGCATCTGCAAGCGCAATTTGACGCACAAAGGAAGACTTCCTGA
- a CDS encoding hydrogenase: MSTPQDNLLERLAATGYAQIDAAGLDSLAATTPHLIVMLNADPVKYPEVLDNVVIVPEVLREFPADTFRVAYADLPASQAIAKRYGILKFPALLFLRQGEYVGIIAGLQDWPDIVHAFADKLTAPTRRPPSVGIAVTSANSEKGCA; the protein is encoded by the coding sequence ATGTCCACCCCGCAAGACAATCTGCTGGAGCGGCTGGCCGCCACCGGCTACGCGCAAATCGACGCCGCTGGCCTGGACAGCCTAGCCGCTACCACGCCCCACCTGATCGTGATGCTGAACGCCGACCCGGTCAAATATCCCGAGGTGCTGGACAATGTCGTCATCGTGCCGGAAGTGCTGCGCGAGTTTCCCGCCGACACCTTCCGCGTCGCCTATGCCGACCTGCCGGCCAGCCAGGCCATTGCCAAGCGCTACGGCATCCTGAAATTTCCCGCCCTGCTGTTTTTGCGCCAGGGCGAATACGTGGGCATCATCGCCGGCCTGCAAGACTGGCCGGACATCGTGCATGCCTTTGCCGACAAGCTCACCGCCCCCACCCGTCGCCCGCCTTCGGTCGGCATTGCCGTGACCAGCGCCAACAGTGAGAAAGGTTGCGCATGA
- a CDS encoding hydrogenase expression/formation protein: protein MNIKPFPVAVVGLGPGSQAEDPDLAYMPLPREIDSFDQPTLPTSEEVEHLHAAKQVIAALITQLQGYQGDAEAYPVQDISTLDVANRQLINQLLGEGEVSCRVKLLDGRELDMQESVFAGVWRVLESSADGQLLADRIEACPIPAAVWQAAQAFGRPQLDIPTLPDQLMNAGPVLTEIAAAMQNPGDEAHIINFSLLPMSPQDMDCLDALLGPGNSGVFSRGYGKCRVMATSLANVWRVQYFNGMNAILLDTLEITRIPEVALASEDDLADSLDRLQEAWQWLQGEY from the coding sequence ATGAATATCAAGCCCTTCCCCGTCGCCGTGGTCGGCCTTGGCCCCGGTTCGCAAGCGGAAGACCCGGATCTGGCCTATATGCCGCTGCCGCGTGAAATCGACAGCTTCGACCAGCCCACCCTGCCCACCTCGGAAGAAGTGGAACACCTGCATGCTGCCAAACAGGTGATCGCCGCGCTGATCACCCAGTTGCAGGGCTACCAGGGCGATGCCGAGGCTTACCCGGTGCAGGACATCAGCACGCTGGATGTGGCCAACCGCCAGTTGATCAACCAGCTATTGGGCGAAGGCGAAGTCTCCTGCCGGGTGAAGCTGCTGGACGGCCGCGAACTGGACATGCAGGAATCGGTGTTCGCCGGCGTCTGGCGCGTGCTGGAAAGCAGCGCCGATGGCCAGCTGCTGGCCGACCGCATCGAAGCCTGTCCGATTCCGGCAGCGGTGTGGCAGGCGGCGCAGGCCTTTGGCCGGCCGCAGCTGGATATCCCCACCCTGCCCGATCAATTGATGAATGCCGGCCCGGTGCTGACCGAAATCGCCGCCGCCATGCAAAACCCCGGCGACGAGGCCCACATCATCAACTTTTCCCTGCTGCCGATGAGCCCGCAAGACATGGACTGCCTGGATGCCCTCCTCGGGCCGGGCAATAGCGGCGTGTTCTCGCGTGGCTACGGCAAATGCCGCGTCATGGCCACCTCGCTCGCCAATGTCTGGCGCGTGCAGTACTTCAACGGCATGAACGCCATCTTGCTGGATACCCTGGAAATCACCCGCATTCCGGAAGTGGCGCTGGCCTCGGAGGATGATCTGGCCGACTCGCTGGACCGCCTGCAGGAAGCCTGGCAGTGGCTGCAGGGAGAATACTGA
- a CDS encoding rubredoxin: MDGRFEGSYLGRDASLADDARMECKICWWVYDPALGDDVWQIPPGTPFSTLPEHWRCPECDGARDQFMVLAEPT, encoded by the coding sequence ATGGACGGCCGCTTCGAAGGCTCCTACCTGGGCCGCGATGCCAGCCTCGCCGACGATGCCCGCATGGAGTGCAAGATCTGCTGGTGGGTGTACGACCCGGCGCTGGGCGACGATGTGTGGCAGATTCCGCCCGGCACACCGTTTTCCACCCTGCCGGAGCACTGGCGCTGCCCGGAGTGCGACGGCGCACGCGATCAGTTCATGGTACTGGCCGAACCAACATGA
- the hybE gene encoding [NiFe]-hydrogenase assembly chaperone HybE yields the protein MNPCTQPFAATPAPQLEALFRDIAATRMQGIPILNPALQVEAIGFQLWDGPQGRLWVGVLLTPWFMNLLLLPAEADSLPAVPPTGETVIALPGDALPFMAGHEAALGDYRLCSLFSPVLQFADQDSARATALEVLKLLFPAPQAAAPDLSRRRLFGLGK from the coding sequence ATGAACCCTTGCACGCAGCCCTTTGCGGCCACGCCCGCCCCGCAGCTGGAGGCGCTGTTCCGCGATATCGCCGCCACCCGCATGCAGGGCATTCCCATCCTCAACCCGGCGCTGCAGGTGGAGGCCATCGGCTTCCAGCTATGGGATGGCCCGCAAGGCCGGCTGTGGGTCGGAGTGCTGCTCACGCCCTGGTTCATGAACCTGCTGCTACTGCCGGCGGAAGCCGACAGCCTGCCCGCAGTGCCACCGACCGGCGAAACCGTGATTGCCCTGCCCGGCGATGCCCTGCCCTTCATGGCCGGCCATGAAGCCGCGCTGGGTGATTACCGGCTGTGTTCGCTGTTTTCGCCGGTACTGCAGTTTGCCGACCAGGACAGCGCCCGCGCCACCGCGCTGGAGGTGCTGAAACTGCTATTCCCCGCCCCGCAAGCCGCCGCGCCGGACTTGTCGCGGCGTCGTCTGTTCGGGCTGGGCAAATGA
- the hypA gene encoding hydrogenase maturation nickel metallochaperone HypA, with protein sequence MHEMSLAEGIIQLLEDQAKAQDFSRVKQVWLSIGELAGVEAEALEFCLDVVSRDTLADGARFHFVRQPGSGWCLACSQSVAIHARFDACPLCGKHQVQVSGGDEMRVSELEVE encoded by the coding sequence ATGCATGAAATGTCACTGGCCGAAGGCATCATCCAGTTACTGGAAGACCAGGCCAAGGCGCAGGATTTCAGCCGGGTAAAGCAGGTATGGCTGAGCATAGGCGAGCTGGCCGGCGTGGAAGCCGAGGCGCTGGAGTTCTGCCTGGACGTAGTCAGCCGCGACACGCTGGCCGACGGGGCGCGCTTTCACTTTGTGCGCCAGCCGGGTAGCGGCTGGTGCCTGGCCTGTAGCCAGAGCGTGGCCATTCACGCCCGCTTCGATGCCTGCCCCTTGTGCGGCAAGCATCAGGTGCAAGTGAGCGGTGGCGACGAAATGCGCGTCAGCGAACTGGAAGTGGAATAA
- the hypB gene encoding hydrogenase nickel incorporation protein HypB: protein MCTVCGCSKGNVKIEGRAPGGVKFPYRSHHAHSHDHGHSHDHDHDQHHDHAHHPHQAKPHGAQEHQPALSQQAGGAALHYGQGAAHAHAPGLSQARMVKIEQDILSKNDGYAAANRQWLRDRGIFALNLVSSPGSGKTSLLAETIRQLGRDTLVYVVEGDQQTSNDAERIRAAGAPAIQINTGKGCHLDAHMVGQALEQLNPADDSLLLIENVGNLVCPAAFDLGEAHKVAILSVTEGEDKPLKYPDMFAAADVMLLTKIDLLRHLDFDVDVCIANARRINPKIKVLQLSSKSGDGMDLWIDWLLLEMNEAQLVKQREVARLRQHIAALEQQLQERS from the coding sequence ATGTGTACCGTTTGCGGCTGCAGCAAAGGCAATGTGAAGATTGAAGGCCGGGCTCCCGGCGGCGTGAAGTTTCCCTATCGCTCGCACCATGCGCATTCTCATGATCATGGCCATTCCCACGACCACGACCACGACCAGCATCATGACCATGCCCACCACCCGCATCAGGCCAAACCGCATGGCGCGCAGGAACACCAGCCCGCCCTCAGCCAGCAGGCTGGCGGTGCGGCGCTGCACTATGGCCAGGGCGCGGCGCACGCCCATGCACCGGGGCTGAGCCAGGCACGCATGGTGAAAATCGAGCAGGACATCCTGTCGAAAAACGATGGCTATGCCGCAGCCAACAGGCAGTGGCTGCGCGACCGTGGCATCTTTGCGCTCAATCTGGTGTCCAGCCCCGGTTCGGGCAAGACCAGCCTGCTAGCCGAAACCATCCGCCAGCTGGGCCGCGACACCCTGGTGTATGTGGTGGAAGGCGACCAGCAAACCAGCAACGACGCCGAGCGCATCCGTGCTGCCGGTGCGCCGGCCATCCAGATCAACACCGGCAAGGGCTGTCATCTGGACGCCCACATGGTGGGCCAGGCCCTGGAGCAACTGAACCCGGCCGACGACAGCCTGCTGCTGATCGAAAACGTCGGCAATCTGGTATGCCCGGCGGCCTTCGATCTGGGCGAGGCGCACAAGGTGGCCATCCTGTCGGTGACCGAGGGCGAGGACAAGCCGCTCAAATACCCCGATATGTTTGCCGCCGCCGACGTGATGCTGCTGACCAAGATCGACCTGCTGCGCCATCTGGATTTCGATGTGGACGTGTGCATCGCCAATGCCCGCCGCATCAACCCGAAAATCAAGGTGCTACAGCTATCCAGCAAGAGCGGCGACGGCATGGACTTGTGGATAGACTGGCTGCTGCTGGAAATGAACGAAGCGCAGCTGGTGAAACAGCGCGAAGTGGCACGGCTGCGCCAGCACATTGCCGCGCTGGAACAGCAGTTGCAGGAGCGTAGCTGA
- the hypF gene encoding carbamoyltransferase HypF codes for MPTQRLRLTVRGRVQGVGFRPFIWRTAQAQGLSGFVHNTGEGVTIELQGSSSQLAAFRHQLQHDLPPLAQIDSLQQSLLDPLPEAGPFEIRDSSGSITHAQLPADSATCPACLNELFNPDDRRYRYPFINCTDCGPRYTVTHRLPYDRANTSMLPFLLCPACRSEYQSPHSRRFHAEPTACPECGPQLQLTDRFGQPLKGDPVHGAWQILQMGRSIAMKGLGGFHLVCDATSAEAVARLRQLKHRPGKPLAVMALNIDSVRAFCEVSPAEAAWLLRPERPIVLLQKKACADQLLPDIAPGIGCIGVMLPYTPLQWLLFYQALGRPAGHDWRRQPCERIWVMTSANLSGEPIVTSNQEARERLNKVADVFLLHNRNIVTRCDDSVLAVQAGQPLFYRRARGFVPDPLPLAEDGPDVLALGAYLKTTVSVLRGPQAFVSQHVGDLDHPLSCESLEQTAQHLLDLTGVAPQAIACDLQPDSFSSQLAQQWSQRLGIPLLPVQHHHAHLAAVMAEHGLHGPLLGLALDGYGLGKNGGAWGGELMMLEGASCERMGHISPLPLPGGDKAAREPWRMAVGLRQRHCPDLPLPPHLAEQAGLPQLLRQLETGLNCPDTTSMGRWFDAIAGLTGLCPVQSFESEAAQKLEALAADCAPLAAGWQVSPANLLDLAPLARQLLQLSDPVAIASLWHATLAHALADWAVRAASTTGIRQLVLAGGCCANRRLLNTLLPLLHDAGLQVHTAQQLPPNDGGLSLGQAWVARQRLLQQ; via the coding sequence ATGCCCACACAAAGACTGCGCCTTACCGTGCGGGGCCGGGTACAGGGGGTAGGTTTCCGCCCCTTCATCTGGCGTACCGCCCAGGCCCAGGGCCTGTCCGGCTTTGTGCACAATACCGGCGAAGGCGTCACCATTGAACTGCAGGGCAGCAGCAGCCAGCTGGCCGCCTTTCGCCACCAGCTGCAGCACGATCTGCCGCCGCTGGCGCAGATAGACAGCCTGCAGCAAAGCCTGCTGGACCCACTGCCCGAGGCCGGGCCGTTTGAAATCCGCGACAGCAGCGGCAGCATCACCCACGCGCAGCTGCCGGCCGACAGCGCCACCTGTCCGGCCTGTCTGAACGAATTGTTCAACCCCGATGACCGCCGCTATCGCTACCCCTTCATCAACTGCACCGACTGCGGCCCGCGCTATACCGTTACCCATCGCCTGCCCTACGACCGCGCCAACACCAGCATGCTGCCCTTCCTGCTGTGCCCGGCGTGTCGCAGCGAATACCAAAGCCCGCACAGCCGCCGCTTTCATGCCGAACCCACGGCATGTCCGGAGTGCGGCCCGCAGCTGCAACTGACCGACCGCTTCGGCCAGCCGCTGAAGGGCGACCCGGTGCACGGTGCCTGGCAGATCCTGCAAATGGGCCGCAGCATCGCCATGAAGGGCCTGGGTGGTTTTCACCTGGTATGCGATGCCACCAGCGCCGAAGCCGTGGCGCGGCTGCGCCAGCTCAAGCATCGCCCCGGCAAGCCGCTGGCGGTGATGGCGCTGAATATCGATTCCGTGCGCGCCTTCTGTGAAGTCAGCCCGGCCGAAGCCGCCTGGCTGCTGCGCCCGGAGCGGCCCATCGTGCTGCTGCAGAAGAAAGCCTGTGCCGACCAACTGCTGCCAGACATCGCCCCCGGCATTGGCTGCATCGGCGTGATGCTGCCGTATACCCCGCTGCAGTGGCTGCTGTTCTACCAGGCGCTAGGCCGCCCGGCGGGCCACGACTGGCGTCGTCAGCCTTGCGAACGCATCTGGGTGATGACCAGCGCCAACCTGTCCGGCGAACCCATCGTCACCAGCAATCAGGAAGCACGCGAGCGGCTGAACAAGGTGGCCGATGTTTTCCTGCTGCACAACCGCAACATCGTCACCCGCTGCGACGACAGCGTGCTGGCGGTGCAGGCCGGCCAACCCTTGTTCTATCGCCGCGCCCGTGGCTTTGTGCCCGATCCGCTGCCACTGGCCGAAGACGGCCCGGATGTGCTGGCGCTGGGGGCTTATCTCAAGACCACGGTCAGCGTATTGCGCGGCCCGCAAGCCTTTGTTTCGCAGCATGTGGGCGATCTGGATCACCCGCTCAGCTGCGAATCGCTGGAACAGACGGCGCAGCATCTGCTCGACCTCACCGGCGTGGCACCGCAAGCCATCGCCTGCGACTTGCAGCCCGACAGTTTTTCCAGCCAGCTGGCGCAGCAATGGTCGCAGCGGCTGGGCATTCCCTTGCTGCCTGTACAACACCACCATGCCCATCTGGCGGCGGTCATGGCCGAACACGGCCTGCACGGCCCGCTGCTGGGGCTGGCACTGGATGGTTATGGTCTGGGCAAGAACGGTGGTGCCTGGGGTGGCGAACTGATGATGCTGGAAGGTGCCAGCTGCGAACGCATGGGGCATATCAGTCCACTGCCGCTGCCCGGCGGCGACAAGGCGGCGCGCGAGCCATGGCGCATGGCCGTGGGTTTACGGCAACGCCATTGCCCCGACCTGCCGCTGCCGCCGCATCTGGCCGAACAAGCCGGCCTGCCGCAGCTGTTGCGTCAGCTGGAAACCGGGCTCAACTGCCCGGACACCACCAGCATGGGGCGCTGGTTTGATGCCATTGCCGGCCTCACCGGACTGTGCCCGGTGCAAAGCTTCGAAAGCGAGGCCGCGCAAAAGCTGGAAGCGCTGGCCGCAGACTGCGCCCCGCTGGCCGCTGGCTGGCAGGTATCACCGGCCAATCTGCTCGACCTCGCCCCGCTGGCGCGGCAACTGCTGCAATTGAGCGACCCGGTGGCCATCGCCAGCCTGTGGCACGCCACCCTGGCCCATGCACTGGCCGACTGGGCGGTACGCGCAGCCAGCACCACCGGCATCCGCCAGCTGGTACTGGCCGGCGGCTGCTGTGCCAATCGCCGCTTGCTGAACACCCTGCTGCCGCTGCTGCACGATGCCGGACTGCAAGTCCATACCGCACAGCAGCTGCCACCCAATGATGGCGGCCTCAGCCTGGGACAAGCCTGGGTAGCCAGACAACGCCTGCTGCAACAATAA